Proteins encoded by one window of Phytohabitans houttuyneae:
- the shbA gene encoding RNA polymerase sigma factor ShbA, producing the protein MTATIDPELVARAAKRDSAATSALLAQLRPGLVRYCRARLGRIGGAYTTADDVAQEVCLGVLRALPRYRDEGRPFSAFVYAIAANKVADAQRAAIRDSSAVATSDEVLDRPDAAPGPEQQAVSTDLARRLSALLDRLPQAQREIILLRVAVGLPAEEVGEVMGMSAAAVRVAQSRGLARLRTLAGSALDEVSAA; encoded by the coding sequence ATGACGGCAACGATCGATCCGGAGCTCGTCGCTCGCGCCGCGAAGCGCGATTCCGCGGCGACGTCTGCGCTGCTGGCGCAGTTGCGCCCCGGGCTGGTCAGGTACTGCCGGGCGCGGCTGGGCCGGATCGGCGGCGCGTACACGACGGCCGACGACGTGGCACAGGAGGTCTGCCTCGGTGTGCTGCGCGCCCTGCCCCGTTACCGGGACGAGGGTCGCCCGTTCTCCGCTTTCGTGTACGCCATCGCGGCCAACAAGGTCGCCGACGCCCAGCGCGCCGCCATCCGCGACTCCTCCGCGGTGGCCACGTCCGACGAGGTGCTGGACCGGCCGGACGCCGCGCCGGGACCGGAGCAGCAAGCCGTCTCCACCGACCTGGCCCGCCGGCTCTCCGCGCTGCTCGACCGCCTTCCACAGGCCCAGCGCGAGATCATCCTGCTGCGCGTCGCGGTCGGGCTGCCCGCCGAGGAGGTCGGCGAGGTCATGGGCATGTCCGCGGCGGCGGTCCGGGTCGCGCAGTCCCGCGGGCTGGCCCGCCTGCGTACGCTGGCCGGGAGTGCGCTGGACGAGGTGAGCGCGGCATGA
- a CDS encoding anti-sigma-D factor RsdA, with translation MSDQRNNADKPVSVAQIAADDRLLDALGRGEPFDVDTSTDPAAEMLAAWRADLDDDGADVMLDEAFWDAVEQDEPAPVPAGDPRRKRRLVQAILGAAAAAVVSVGLGVSAHQAQPGSILWPVSKVVYPQRAEVKAAEKAIADAKVAFAEGRTADAQALLATALEHIARIDDEDTAARLRAEVETLLRTLSAATTPPPAPTPSAPPPTTPAPRTTRSAPGGSSGSDPAPPPAGGDPAPEPSKSSGGLLPDLPLPTPLLPLPPLPLPTLPPILPGGD, from the coding sequence ATGAGCGACCAGCGGAATAATGCGGACAAGCCGGTCTCGGTGGCACAGATCGCCGCTGACGACCGGCTGCTGGACGCGCTCGGCCGCGGCGAGCCCTTCGACGTCGACACCTCGACCGATCCCGCCGCGGAGATGCTCGCGGCCTGGCGCGCCGACCTCGACGACGACGGCGCCGACGTCATGCTGGACGAAGCGTTCTGGGACGCGGTCGAGCAGGACGAGCCCGCGCCGGTGCCGGCCGGCGACCCGCGGCGCAAGCGCCGCCTGGTCCAGGCCATCCTGGGCGCGGCGGCAGCGGCGGTGGTGAGCGTCGGCCTCGGGGTCTCCGCACACCAGGCCCAGCCGGGCAGCATCCTGTGGCCTGTGTCCAAAGTGGTCTATCCACAGCGCGCCGAGGTAAAGGCGGCGGAGAAGGCCATCGCGGACGCGAAGGTCGCCTTCGCGGAGGGCCGGACCGCCGACGCGCAGGCGCTGCTGGCGACCGCGCTGGAGCACATCGCCCGCATCGACGACGAGGACACGGCCGCGCGGCTGCGTGCCGAGGTGGAGACGCTCCTGCGCACCCTGAGCGCCGCGACCACGCCGCCGCCGGCACCCACCCCGTCGGCACCGCCGCCGACCACCCCGGCGCCGCGCACCACCCGGTCCGCGCCCGGCGGTTCGTCCGGCTCGGATCCCGCGCCTCCGCCCGCGGGCGGCGATCCGGCGCCCGAGCCGTCGAAGTCGTCCGGCGGCCTGCTCCCCGACCTCCCGCTGCCGACGCCGCTGCTCCCGCTGCCTCCGCTCCCGCTGCCCACGCTTCCCCCGATCCTCCCGGGCGGCGACTGA
- a CDS encoding Lrp/AsnC family transcriptional regulator, translating into MDRLDRAIIAQLQRDARLTNTELADRVGLTPSPCLRRVRRLEEAGVISGYHARVDPAAVGRSFEVMVFVDLAVQDRAAVERFEAWVGTVDEIVQARRMFGSPDYVLEVAVPDLAAYERLLTSVLLAAPGVGRLNSHFTMKTIKSPY; encoded by the coding sequence GTGGACCGACTTGACCGCGCAATCATCGCGCAGTTGCAGCGCGACGCCCGCCTCACGAACACCGAACTGGCCGACCGGGTGGGGCTCACCCCGTCGCCGTGCCTGCGCCGCGTGCGGCGGCTGGAGGAGGCCGGCGTGATCAGCGGGTACCACGCCCGCGTGGACCCGGCCGCCGTCGGGCGCAGCTTCGAGGTGATGGTCTTCGTCGACCTGGCCGTGCAGGACCGGGCGGCGGTGGAGCGCTTCGAGGCGTGGGTCGGCACGGTGGACGAGATCGTGCAGGCGCGGCGGATGTTCGGCTCACCCGACTACGTGCTGGAGGTGGCGGTGCCGGACCTCGCGGCGTACGAGCGGCTGCTGACCAGCGTGCTCCTCGCCGCGCCAGGCGTGGGCCGGCTCAACTCGCACTTCACCATGAAGACCATCAAGTCGCCCTACTAG
- a CDS encoding MlaE family ABC transporter permease: MLDTLGAQLAFYLRAFAWTPRTLHRYKREIVRLLAEVSFGKGAIAVAGGTVGVICFLTFFTGTEVGLQGYQALNQIGSSAFTGFVSAYFNTREIAPLVAALALSATVGCGFTAQLGAMRISEEVDALEVMAVPSLPFLVTTRMIAAFVAVVPLYVIGLLSSYFATRTIAVFYFGQSAGTYDYYFDLFLPPVDVLWSFAKVLVFAVIVVLVHCYYGYTATGGPAGVGVAVGRAVRLSIVAVNIVDFFLSLAIWGATTTVRIAG; encoded by the coding sequence ATGCTGGACACGCTCGGCGCGCAGCTCGCCTTCTACCTGCGGGCCTTCGCCTGGACACCGCGCACGCTGCACCGGTACAAGCGCGAGATAGTGCGGCTGCTGGCGGAGGTGAGCTTCGGCAAGGGCGCGATCGCCGTCGCCGGCGGCACCGTCGGCGTCATCTGCTTCCTCACCTTCTTCACGGGCACCGAGGTCGGGCTCCAGGGCTACCAGGCGCTGAACCAGATCGGCAGCAGCGCGTTCACCGGCTTCGTCTCGGCGTACTTCAACACCCGCGAGATCGCCCCGCTCGTGGCCGCCCTCGCGCTCTCCGCGACCGTCGGGTGCGGCTTCACCGCCCAGCTCGGCGCGATGCGCATCTCCGAGGAGGTCGACGCCCTCGAGGTGATGGCGGTGCCGTCGCTGCCGTTCCTGGTCACCACCCGGATGATCGCCGCGTTCGTCGCCGTCGTCCCGCTGTACGTGATCGGCCTGCTCTCCAGCTACTTCGCCACCCGCACGATCGCGGTCTTCTACTTCGGACAGTCGGCGGGCACCTACGACTACTACTTCGACCTCTTCCTGCCCCCGGTCGACGTGCTGTGGTCCTTTGCCAAGGTGCTCGTCTTCGCGGTCATCGTCGTGCTCGTGCACTGCTACTACGGCTACACGGCCACGGGCGGGCCGGCCGGCGTGGGCGTGGCGGTGGGCCGTGCGGTGCGGCTGTCCATCGTCGCGGTGAACATCGTCGACTTCTTCCTGTCGCTGGCCATCTGGGGCGCGACCACGACCGTGCGGATCGCGGGGTGA
- a CDS encoding MlaE family ABC transporter permease — MITATGNFVAFGLDTLRGLSRRPFQVREFVRQAWFISSVSILPAALVSIPFGAVIALQLGSLVRQLGAQSFTGAASVLAVVREAGPIVTALIIAGAGGSAICADLGARKIREELDAMRVLGIDPIHRLVVPRVLASMLVAVLLNGLVNVVGVGGGYFFNIVLQGGTPGAYLASFQALGQLPDLVVGEIKALVFGAVAALVASYKGMTAKGGPKGVGEAVNQSVVITFMLLFALNFVITAIYFQVIPQKGT; from the coding sequence ATGATCACCGCCACCGGCAACTTCGTCGCGTTCGGTCTCGACACGCTGCGCGGGCTCTCGCGGCGGCCGTTCCAGGTGCGCGAGTTCGTGCGGCAGGCGTGGTTCATCAGCTCGGTCTCGATCCTGCCGGCCGCGCTGGTCTCGATCCCGTTCGGCGCGGTGATCGCGCTGCAGCTCGGCTCGCTGGTCCGCCAGCTCGGCGCCCAGTCGTTCACCGGCGCCGCCTCGGTGCTTGCCGTGGTGCGCGAGGCCGGACCGATCGTCACCGCGCTCATCATCGCCGGCGCCGGCGGCTCCGCGATCTGCGCCGACCTCGGCGCGCGGAAGATCCGCGAGGAGCTCGACGCCATGCGGGTGCTCGGCATCGACCCGATCCACCGGCTCGTCGTGCCCCGCGTGCTCGCCTCGATGCTCGTCGCGGTGCTGCTCAACGGGCTGGTCAACGTCGTCGGGGTGGGCGGCGGCTACTTCTTCAACATCGTGCTGCAGGGCGGCACGCCGGGCGCCTACCTGGCCAGCTTCCAGGCGCTGGGCCAGCTGCCCGACCTCGTCGTGGGGGAGATCAAGGCGCTGGTCTTCGGCGCGGTGGCGGCGCTCGTCGCCTCGTACAAGGGGATGACGGCCAAGGGCGGCCCGAAAGGCGTCGGCGAGGCCGTCAACCAGAGCGTGGTGATCACGTTCATGCTGCTCTTCGCGCTGAACTTCGTCATCACCGCGATCTACTTCCAGGTCATCCCGCAGAAGGGGACCTGA
- a CDS encoding ABC transporter permease, whose protein sequence is MGGASPVEAGAAQLLVLVGLLAVEATAVIVVVELVARRLIPWPAR, encoded by the coding sequence CTGGGCGGCGCCTCACCGGTCGAGGCCGGCGCGGCCCAGTTGCTCGTGCTGGTGGGCCTGCTCGCGGTCGAGGCGACCGCGGTGATCGTGGTCGTGGAGTTGGTCGCCCGCAGGCTCATCCCCTGGCCCGCCCGTTGA
- a CDS encoding ABC transporter ATP-binding protein, whose product MGVEVRVEGLTKSFGRQPVWSDVSLTLPTGEISVLLGPSGTGKSVFLKTLVGLLRPDRGAIWIAGHDLTRLSERKLYEVRRLFGVLFQDGALFGSMSIYDNVAFPLREHTRRSESQIRDVVREKLEMVGLVGAEDKLPGEISGGMRKRAGLARALVLDPEIVLFDEPDSGLDPVRTAYLNQLIIDLNQQTGATFLIVTHDINTARTVPDNIGLIYHGHLAMFGPREMLLSSTEPVVRQFLNAQRVGPIGMAEEKDADELRAEAEAGVELPPLPPIPFQLRPSDGRPRPAEHPPGAWCIANGVEPPAGSFQAVGVR is encoded by the coding sequence GTGGGAGTCGAGGTACGGGTCGAGGGCCTGACCAAGTCGTTCGGCCGCCAGCCGGTCTGGTCGGACGTCAGCCTCACCCTGCCCACCGGCGAGATCTCGGTGCTCCTCGGCCCGTCCGGTACCGGCAAATCGGTCTTTTTGAAGACACTTGTGGGCCTGCTGCGCCCGGACCGCGGCGCGATCTGGATCGCCGGCCACGACCTGACCCGCCTCTCCGAGCGCAAGCTCTACGAGGTCCGCCGCCTCTTCGGCGTGCTCTTCCAGGACGGCGCGCTCTTCGGCTCGATGAGCATCTACGACAACGTGGCCTTCCCGCTGCGCGAGCACACCCGCCGCTCCGAGTCGCAGATCCGGGACGTGGTGCGGGAGAAGCTGGAGATGGTCGGGCTCGTCGGTGCCGAGGACAAGCTGCCCGGCGAGATCTCCGGCGGCATGCGCAAGCGGGCCGGGCTCGCGCGGGCGCTGGTGCTCGACCCGGAGATCGTGCTCTTCGACGAGCCGGACTCCGGCCTCGACCCGGTCCGCACGGCGTACCTCAACCAGCTCATCATCGACCTCAACCAGCAGACCGGCGCGACGTTCCTGATCGTCACGCACGACATCAACACCGCGCGCACGGTGCCGGACAACATCGGCCTGATCTACCACGGGCACCTGGCCATGTTCGGGCCGAGGGAGATGCTGCTGTCCAGCACCGAGCCGGTGGTGCGGCAGTTTCTGAACGCGCAGCGGGTCGGGCCGATCGGCATGGCCGAGGAGAAGGACGCCGACGAGCTGCGCGCCGAGGCGGAGGCGGGCGTCGAGCTGCCGCCGCTGCCGCCGATCCCGTTCCAGCTGCGCCCCTCCGACGGCCGGCCCCGCCCCGCGGAGCACCCGCCGGGCGCCTGGTGCATCGCCAACGGCGTGGAGCCGCCGGCCGGCTCCTTCCAGGCGGTGGGCGTCAGATGA
- a CDS encoding aspartate aminotransferase family protein, whose amino-acid sequence MTLSISAPAADFWRAADRHLIRYGGPFVPAIVERAAGSYVYDSDGRAILDFTSGQMSALLGHSHPAIVDAVRHSVSTLDHLFSWMLSRPVVDLASALAESLPDPLSKVLLLSTGGESNEAAVRLAKLYTGGHEVVALSQSYHGVTHASAAASYSVPRRGYGPVIPGNLVIPAPDAYRPTVVKDGRLDWRTQLDQAFAMVDAQSVGSLAACIVEPILSTGGIIELPSGYLAALKAKCHERGMLLILDEAQTGLCRTGDWYAFQRDGVTPDIITLSKTLGAGLPLSAVVTSAEIEERCHERGFFFATTHTSDPLPAAVGLAVLETLRREALDEAARRLGDRLRAGLLDLRGRHEAIGDVRGRGLLQGIELVTDRQSRTPANALGTAVTRACLDLGLHLNIVQLSSVSSVLRLAPPLTMSDAELDLGLSILDEALAKTRPPA is encoded by the coding sequence GTGACACTTTCGATATCCGCTCCCGCCGCGGACTTCTGGCGGGCCGCCGACCGGCACCTGATCCGCTACGGCGGGCCGTTCGTGCCCGCGATCGTCGAGCGGGCCGCCGGCTCGTACGTGTACGACAGCGACGGCCGCGCCATCCTCGACTTCACGTCGGGGCAGATGAGCGCGCTGCTCGGGCACAGCCATCCGGCCATCGTCGACGCGGTGCGCCACTCAGTCTCCACATTGGACCATCTCTTCAGCTGGATGCTCAGCCGCCCGGTGGTGGACCTCGCGTCGGCGCTCGCCGAGTCGCTTCCCGACCCACTGTCCAAAGTGCTCCTGCTGAGCACCGGCGGCGAGTCGAACGAGGCGGCCGTGCGGCTGGCCAAGCTCTACACCGGCGGGCACGAGGTGGTCGCGCTCAGCCAGTCGTACCACGGCGTCACGCACGCCTCCGCCGCCGCGTCGTACAGCGTGCCGCGCCGCGGGTACGGGCCGGTCATCCCCGGCAACCTCGTGATACCCGCGCCGGACGCCTACCGCCCGACGGTGGTGAAGGACGGGCGGTTGGACTGGCGGACGCAGCTCGACCAGGCGTTCGCGATGGTGGACGCGCAGTCGGTGGGCAGCCTCGCCGCCTGCATCGTCGAGCCGATCCTGAGCACCGGCGGCATCATCGAGCTGCCATCCGGCTACCTGGCCGCGCTCAAGGCCAAGTGCCACGAGCGGGGCATGCTGCTGATCCTGGACGAGGCGCAGACCGGTCTGTGCCGCACCGGCGACTGGTACGCGTTCCAGCGCGACGGCGTCACCCCGGACATCATCACGCTCTCCAAGACGCTCGGCGCCGGCCTGCCGCTCTCCGCCGTGGTCACCTCCGCCGAGATCGAGGAACGCTGCCACGAGCGCGGCTTCTTCTTCGCCACCACGCACACCTCCGACCCGCTCCCCGCCGCCGTCGGCCTGGCGGTGCTGGAGACGCTGCGCCGCGAGGCGCTCGACGAGGCCGCCCGCCGGCTCGGCGACCGGCTCCGCGCCGGCCTGCTCGACCTGCGGGGGCGGCACGAGGCGATCGGCGATGTACGCGGGCGCGGGCTCCTGCAGGGCATCGAGCTGGTCACCGACCGGCAGAGCCGGACGCCGGCGAACGCGCTCGGCACCGCGGTCACCCGCGCCTGCCTCGACCTCGGCCTGCACCTCAACATCGTGCAGCTGAGCTCGGTCAGCAGCGTCCTGCGCCTGGCCCCGCCGCTGACGATGAGCGACGCCGAGCTCGACCTCGGACTGTCCATCCTGGACGAGGCACTGGCGAAGACCCGTCCGCCCGCGTGA